A portion of the Lysinibacillus timonensis genome contains these proteins:
- a CDS encoding AAA family ATPase, producing MDKLNWLQQMAGQSPNDPQVHYWLGKELAENGQYIEAIQSLSTAISNCTVNELKMEMINELSKISANMKQEERVEPEITLPSMTEEDENFNIPPSPETDSHSKLQEFQPMLKVIDGNGKKMNVKKTNDEVTFSDVAGLDDLKKTIHLRIISPFFNKGLFAKFKKKVGGGILFYGPPGCGKTFMARATAGECNAHFYPVKITDILDPYIGVSERNLKDIFDKARFQKPSILFFDEVDTIGFSRSKSSSNTRGLIDTFLTEMEGIDSSTDEILVMAATNTPWDVDNALKRPGRFDRLIFVAPPDQQAREQIFKLKLEGRFVEDIDTAKLASQTEFFSGADIENVVELASESLIEEILTTGIERPLNTNDLLQALKKHQPSTLEWLRTAKNYVKYSNHGGHYNDVEQYLRKHSRRI from the coding sequence ATGGACAAACTAAATTGGTTACAACAAATGGCAGGGCAAAGTCCCAATGATCCGCAAGTTCACTATTGGCTTGGAAAAGAACTTGCTGAAAATGGTCAATATATTGAGGCTATTCAATCACTATCAACTGCTATTTCTAATTGTACTGTCAATGAATTAAAAATGGAAATGATTAATGAACTGTCAAAAATAAGTGCTAATATGAAGCAAGAAGAAAGGGTCGAACCTGAAATCACTCTGCCAAGTATGACTGAAGAAGATGAAAACTTTAATATTCCTCCCTCTCCTGAAACTGACAGTCATTCTAAATTACAAGAATTTCAACCCATGTTAAAAGTAATTGATGGCAATGGCAAAAAAATGAACGTTAAAAAAACTAATGATGAAGTCACATTTTCTGATGTAGCAGGTCTTGACGATTTAAAAAAGACGATACACCTTCGAATTATTAGTCCCTTTTTTAACAAAGGTTTGTTTGCTAAATTTAAAAAGAAAGTTGGTGGTGGCATTTTGTTTTATGGACCACCAGGATGCGGGAAAACATTTATGGCAAGAGCAACTGCCGGTGAGTGTAACGCACATTTCTATCCAGTGAAAATTACTGATATATTAGACCCGTATATTGGTGTTAGTGAGAGAAATTTGAAGGATATTTTTGACAAAGCTCGATTTCAAAAACCGAGTATCCTCTTTTTTGATGAGGTTGATACTATTGGATTTAGCCGTTCTAAGTCCTCTTCTAACACACGAGGGTTAATCGATACATTTTTGACGGAAATGGAAGGTATTGATTCGAGTACTGATGAAATCCTTGTTATGGCTGCTACTAATACACCTTGGGATGTAGATAACGCTTTAAAGCGCCCAGGTCGATTTGATCGATTAATTTTTGTTGCACCACCAGACCAACAAGCAAGGGAACAAATTTTCAAATTGAAGTTAGAAGGAAGATTCGTAGAAGATATTGATACGGCAAAACTTGCTTCCCAAACAGAATTTTTTTCTGGGGCAGATATTGAAAATGTGGTGGAGCTTGCATCCGAAAGTTTAATAGAAGAAATTTTAACGACAGGTATTGAGAGACCTTTAAACACAAATGATTTACTTCAAGCTCTAAAAAAACATCAACCTTCCACATTGGAGTGGCTTCGTACTGCAAAAAACTATGTGAAATATTCAAACCATGGTGGTCACTATAATGATGTTGAACAGTACCTTCGTAAACATAGTCGTCGAATCTAA
- a CDS encoding lipopolysaccharide assembly protein LapB — MVINNEVEVSEWREKIINQILAYYETGKYEEVIDCSLDLLKDDFEDWDGLFYISRSYLALERYDEANQSIRQFLTAYPDVPEGFMLMGELCSETGQYNEAISNFEQCISMDPEDGYYYYYLAKTIIWEVESSRSRRRFSYLKSSQSDSPRIMKAIDNVTIAIQYIPDDPDFYLCLAHCYDMLRKPEEAYEFISKTINLDPTSTNAHLLLASYHLNNGDLNTASSHCKQALMQEPNNNYAIELQDEINSFETDVKQYYLHRVQYWLRICKAYPTHAANWLQVIRIKLEYGKHKPIKELKKYLKLSPDDWDMQITYGKVLYDDKRYLSATQHFQMLNQANPVNPFVREWINTLSRVPWLKKYVHQYLSIMKRNVYLVLIYAFYAIVYIGLIINDLLKPIRKRKIS, encoded by the coding sequence ATGGTGATTAATAATGAGGTAGAAGTTTCTGAATGGCGAGAGAAAATTATCAACCAGATTCTTGCATATTATGAAACGGGTAAGTATGAAGAGGTTATAGACTGTTCGTTAGATTTACTTAAAGATGATTTCGAAGATTGGGACGGCCTCTTTTACATATCCCGTTCGTACCTTGCTCTTGAACGCTATGATGAAGCAAATCAAAGTATCCGACAGTTTCTTACAGCCTATCCCGATGTGCCTGAAGGATTTATGTTAATGGGTGAACTTTGTAGTGAAACAGGACAGTATAATGAAGCTATCTCGAATTTTGAGCAGTGCATTTCTATGGATCCGGAAGATGGTTATTACTATTACTATTTAGCCAAAACTATTATATGGGAAGTGGAAAGTAGTAGGTCCCGACGGAGATTTTCTTACCTCAAATCAAGTCAATCTGATTCCCCTCGTATAATGAAGGCAATCGATAATGTAACTATTGCAATTCAATATATTCCAGACGATCCTGATTTTTATTTATGTCTTGCACACTGTTACGATATGCTACGCAAACCTGAGGAAGCGTATGAATTCATTAGTAAAACCATTAATTTAGATCCCACATCAACAAATGCGCATTTACTTCTAGCTTCCTATCATTTAAATAATGGAGATCTTAATACTGCCTCATCACATTGCAAGCAAGCTTTAATGCAAGAACCAAATAATAATTATGCAATCGAACTCCAAGATGAAATTAACTCCTTTGAAACGGATGTTAAACAATATTATCTCCACCGAGTTCAATATTGGTTACGCATATGTAAGGCCTATCCAACACATGCCGCGAATTGGTTACAAGTAATCCGTATTAAGCTAGAATATGGTAAGCACAAACCAATAAAAGAGCTAAAAAAATACCTTAAGTTAAGCCCGGATGATTGGGATATGCAAATTACATACGGGAAGGTGTTATATGATGATAAACGGTATTTGTCAGCAACTCAACATTTCCAAATGCTTAATCAGGCGAATCCAGTTAATCCGTTTGTCAGAGAATGGATTAACACACTATCCCGAGTCCCTTGGTTAAAAAAATACGTCCACCAATACCTTTCTATTATGAAGCGTAATGTTTACTTAGTTCTGATATATGCTTTTTATGCCATCGTTTACATTGGGCTAATAATAAATGACTTATTAAAACCAATTAGAAAGAGGAAGATATCGTGA
- a CDS encoding sigma-w pathway protein ysdB, which translates to MALLIRAIVILVILYIFYKIVRYLTDPKRKLDEAYERGQYYLYDEVKNVRKNFFISYKGALFEGEKYLGTTENAFEVVSIFVWVHDPNTLQGLTKEDFLYLEKEILLNYPNAKVNWKNPIEKLMNETNEKNV; encoded by the coding sequence ATGGCTCTTCTGATTCGTGCAATCGTAATTCTCGTTATCCTTTATATATTTTATAAAATCGTTCGCTATTTAACTGATCCTAAACGCAAACTAGACGAGGCATATGAAAGAGGACAATATTATTTATATGATGAAGTAAAAAACGTGAGAAAGAACTTCTTTATTTCCTATAAAGGAGCTCTATTTGAGGGTGAAAAATATTTAGGTACGACGGAGAATGCCTTTGAAGTTGTCTCTATTTTTGTGTGGGTTCATGATCCAAATACTCTTCAAGGGTTAACAAAAGAAGACTTTTTGTATCTTGAAAAGGAGATTTTATTAAACTATCCGAATGCTAAAGTGAATTGGAAAAACCCGATTGAGAAGTTAATGAACGAAACAAATGAAAAAAACGTATAA
- a CDS encoding dUTP diphosphatase, producing MELKDLFSMQRELDEFIESNREIHKDVFVEKGLALTIELAELANETRCFKFWSTKGPSEREVILEEFVDSIHFLLSLGNEKGYSLNEWPKIQLEVDLTVYFLNAQNAILTFIQNPNEDNYIAIWQFYGVIAHNLGFSLEDIISAYILKNEKNYERQRSGY from the coding sequence ATGGAATTAAAAGATCTTTTTTCGATGCAACGAGAGCTTGACGAATTTATAGAAAGTAACCGTGAAATTCATAAGGATGTGTTTGTAGAAAAAGGCTTGGCACTAACCATTGAGTTAGCCGAACTAGCAAATGAAACAAGATGTTTTAAATTTTGGAGTACAAAGGGACCTTCTGAACGAGAAGTCATTTTAGAAGAATTCGTTGATTCAATTCATTTCTTGCTTTCATTAGGAAATGAAAAAGGTTATTCACTTAATGAGTGGCCTAAAATACAGCTAGAAGTTGACTTAACTGTCTATTTTTTAAATGCGCAAAACGCTATATTAACATTTATTCAAAATCCAAATGAGGACAACTATATTGCAATTTGGCAATTTTACGGTGTCATAGCACATAATTTAGGCTTTTCGCTAGAAGATATTATTAGTGCATACATTTTGAAAAACGAAAAAAATTATGAACGGCAACGTTCTGGGTATTAA